One Paenibacillus sp. J23TS9 DNA segment encodes these proteins:
- a CDS encoding acyl-[acyl-carrier-protein] thioesterase: MDIKWNENYLIHSNDIDYKSEARLSVLLALMQRTADADLERLGATRDQMIAEGMGWMLITMELRFQRMPKALEDISIQTWNKGPKGALWQRDFRIMDHEGKTIAEACSIWALVDISKRKVLRPSAFPFEVPIKADDSVGEAPDKVKIPEDTVMQEAYLSVVRYSGIDANGHLNNSRYADLCMDALRKEELDKLHIKSFKITYQHEALAGDEMGIYRSDSVDGKLYFRGQAPDGVSYFEACIVTG; this comes from the coding sequence ATGGATATCAAATGGAATGAAAATTATCTCATCCATTCCAATGACATTGATTATAAATCGGAAGCGCGCCTATCAGTACTGCTTGCTCTGATGCAGCGCACGGCTGATGCCGATCTGGAGCGTCTTGGCGCTACGCGGGATCAGATGATCGCTGAGGGAATGGGATGGATGCTGATTACAATGGAGCTGCGCTTTCAGCGGATGCCAAAAGCACTGGAAGATATTTCGATTCAAACATGGAATAAAGGACCGAAGGGTGCCCTCTGGCAGCGTGACTTTCGAATTATGGATCATGAGGGGAAGACGATTGCTGAAGCCTGCAGCATCTGGGCTCTAGTGGATATAAGCAAACGGAAAGTGCTGCGCCCTTCCGCATTTCCATTTGAGGTGCCGATTAAGGCTGATGATTCGGTAGGAGAGGCGCCAGACAAAGTGAAAATTCCCGAAGATACGGTCATGCAGGAAGCTTATCTCTCCGTCGTCCGTTATAGTGGTATCGATGCGAACGGACATCTTAACAATTCCCGTTACGCCGATCTATGCATGGACGCACTTCGTAAAGAGGAACTCGATAAGCTTCATATAAAATCATTTAAAATCACGTACCAGCATGAAGCATTGGCAGGAGATGAAATGGGAATTTACCGCTCGGATTCCGTTGACGGCAAGCTTTATTTCAGGGGACAGGCTCCTGATGGCGTCTCTTACTTTGAAGCTTGCATAGTGACAGGCTGA